The following DNA comes from Frankia casuarinae.
CGCGAGTACGGCCTGTTCGGTGCCGATGTCTCGGCTGGGGACGGTCAGTGGATCAGCAGGCATCTGTCCCATCCGGTGGCCGGTGCGCCGGTGGCGACGCTGTGGAGGACGAGGGCGATGCCGGCGTCTCCTTCGAGGAGCCCATCAGCCCGCCCGCTGCTCGAAAGGGCGCAGAGCAGGAGGGAAGCGGCGAGTGTCGGCAGGTGGCGGCTGAGGGTCTCGGTGGTGGCGTCGGCGGCGGCGCGGGCGACGGTTTGGTAGAGGCCTGCCCATCCGTGGCACAGTCCGGCTTCGGTGAGGTGGGCGAGTTGGGTGGAGTCGGTGAGGCAGGCTGCGAGTGCCTGTTCGGCGGCGTTCTGGCGGGTGGTGTCACCGGTGGCGATGCCGGCGAGTTGGAGGGCGCGGGCGATTCCGGGGGTGCCATAGCACCAGCTCGGACGGGCGGGGCCGGGCTGGGCCGGTCTCGCGGCCTGCTGATCGGCACGGGTGATCCACTGTGGCCAGGACGGACCGCTGGGGGAGTCGTGGCGCCATTGGTCATAGAAGGCGCACAGCGCGTTGATGGCGTTGGTCTGGCCGTGGACGCGTATCCCGGCGCGTGTGGCGAGCGAGAGCAGGGCCAGTGGGCCGGCGGCGCCGTGGGCCATGCCGAGGTTGGCGTGTCCACCGGCGAATTCGGCAGTGTTGCCCTGGGACGGGTCGTGGCTGCACCACCAGCCGGGGAGTTCCTCTCCGTCGAGGTTGAGAGGTGTGGTGAGGCGGACGAGGTAGGTGAGGATGCGGCCGAGGGCGTCGTCGCCGGGGGTGTGGGCGAGGAGGTGGGCGCCAATGCCGGTGAGCCCGCTGATGACGTCGTACTCGGTGAACCGTCCCGGTTCCCCCTGGTCGATGCGGGCGTTGGCGGCGTCGACGAGGCGGTGGGCGATGGTGGCGACGGCCTGATCGAGCGCGGTGCGGGCGGCGGTGTAGCGGCGGGTCTGCCCGGCTGCGATGTGAACGGCGAAGGCGACCGCCGGGGCGCCGGCGTAGAGCGAGCTGTTCATCGCCACGCTGAGGTGGCCGGAGATGGCTGCGGTCAGCCACGCCTGGACGGGCTCCCAGCGCTCGGCGCTGGCGTGCGCTCGCTCGGCGTGCAGGAGGGCGATGCCGGCCGCTCCGTCGGCGAGCGACTGCGCAGTCTGCCCGAGTTCTCTGGGGGATGGGACGGTGAGGCGGGTGGCAAGGCTTGCTGCGGTGGCGGCGGCCTGATCGCAGGCGATCATGAGACGGTCGCTTCCGTGGTCGCGAGGGCGCGTGCGGCTGTGGCTCGGGCGAGGGCGATGCAGGTCTGTTCGGCGGCGGGGTTCAGGCCGAGGGTTCGGACGACGTGCAGGTGCAGCAGCGAGGCCAAGGCCTGGTCAGGCGGGCGCTGCGCGGCGAGGGCGTCGCGGTAGGCGGCCAGTGCTGTGGCCCGCGGCTGCCAGGCGGACAGCACGGCGTCCGCCCCGGGAACGGCCCGCAGATGAGCGAAGCTATCTGCGGGGTTGGCCAGGTGCAACGTGGTGGTGCGTTCCGCCCGTGGGACGCGGGCAGGCTCGTGGGGCAGCACGTCACGAAGCCACCGCATGCCGGTGGACAACGCGCCGGTGAAGGCGATGGCCATATCGACCAGGCCGGCGACGGTGAGCGCTCCGACGGACAGGCGGGCGCTGGCGGCGAGACGGCGGGCGGCGAGGGCAGCGGCGGAGTCGGCGGAGAAGACGCCTTCGGCGGCGGTCATCGCCGGGCCATAGCCGTAGCGGCCGGTCTCCGGTTGGTAGGTGTCGAGGTGAAGGTGCGACAGCAGTCCGGCCTCGCGCTGTACCGCAGCCCAGGTTCCCAGCCGCGTGGCCGCCAGCCCGTAGCCGCCAGGTTCGTTGACGGCGAGGCGTAGCCGCAGGTGGGGCTCGGTGTCCCGGTACGGCAGGAACCACCACGCGGGCGGGTCGGGCCACGCGTCCAAGAGGTCGTGGAGGCGGGCGAGGAGATCGGTGGCCCGGTCGGGGTGGCCGTAGAGCCGGGCCGACAGCCACGGCGACACACCGGGTAGCTGGGCATCCGACCGAGCAGCGGGCACGGTTGCCGCGAGGCGCTCCGGTGCCGGCCCCGGCAGGGGTGCGGCGGTGGTGGCCAGCGGGATGACCAGTTCGTGGGCGTGGCCGGCGAGCCAGCCGAAGGCTTCTGGAGCGGCGTCCTCGTCGAGCCGGGCGGAGCCGTGCCGGTGCAGGTGATCGCGTAGCAGGGCGAGATGGGCGTCGACGTGCAGATCGAGGCGCAATCGGTTGTCGGTCTCGACGAGCTGGACCCGCGTGGGCACTGGGATCGTGCCGCCCCAGCGGGCCAGCGCCTCGCGCCATTCCTGCGCCGACTCGGCGCGGCTGGGCAGGTCGGCAGCTGTGAGATTCCAGTGGGCCGGGGCGAGCACGGTGCGCCGATGGACGAGTCGGGGAAGGAACGGCAGCCCACCGGCAGCGCCCCAGGAGAAGGGGATGGAGACGGCGACGCGGGCGGTGGGTAGCTCGCACAGGAACCGTGTCAGCGGGTGGGTGTGGTACTGGAACTCCACTGCGTGCGCGGCGGACGGCTCGACGAGACGCCGGTCGGGCAGCGACACCAGATACAGCCCCTCAGCGTCGGCACCGACAGCCAGATCGGCTGGACGCAGCACGCACGGACCGGCGTCGTGATGCTCGGCAAGCGTGATCACCGTGTCGGTGAGCCGCGGTGATCGGGCCACGCCGACGGTGGCTGCGGGAAGCGGCGGACAGGACACCTGCGCGGCTGTCGCGCCGGCCCGCATGGTGGGTAGGGCGGCGTAGATGTCGCGGAACCGGTCGAAGGACGCGGGGTCGAGCAGGTGCAGGAAGCGGCCAGTGGTGGTTGCGGCGGCGCGTCCGCCTCCGGTCACACGCAGGGTGAACAGGCCGCGGGACAAGGCCGGCAGGTCGTTGGCGTGGACCTCGGCGATGAGTTCGGCGTGCGGTGGAACCCGGTCCGGTGCGGTGTCGCCGGCCAGAGCCGCGATGGCGGCGTCGCCGAGGCGTGCCTCGAGCGCGCCGTCCAGGGCCGCCCGCTGCGTGAGGGCGGCCAGGCGCTGATCGCGGGCCGCGTTCCCGCGGGGGCGGTGGGAGCGTGTGGAGCCGCGGAAGGTGGCGGGCAGACCGAGGCCGGTGTCAGGGTTGACGGCTTCCAGCAGTGGGACGAGGGCGGCGGGACCGTAGCGTTCCAGGAAGGCTTCGTGCCAGTCCGCCCACTCCGGGGGAACGGCGGTCGGCCCTGTGAGCCGGGCGAGCGCCCGAGCGGCGGCCCCAGCCTCCTCGGCGACAGCCGCCGGCAGGACCACGTCCGCGTTCAACACGAGGCCTACGTCGAGGTCCGGGTCAGCGCTGGGAACAACGCGCCGTTGAAGCGTCTCTGCCTGCGTGCGCAGCGTGCGACGGTGCGAGGCGGAGCGCGTGTTGTCGTGGTGGGCGAGCAGGTCTTGTAGGTCGCGGATCACGTTGAGACGGCCGGCGAGTGGGGGCAGGTCGTCAATCCGGGCTGCGGCCAGCTGGTCGGCGACTTCACTGAGTGGATCGGTGATGGTTGTCGCCGGGCGTAGGGGCGTGTGCAGGAACCGGCGGCGGACCAACTCGATCACCATAGTCTCGATCTGGCCGGCGGCGGGAGCGGGTTTGTCGGCGGCGAGGCGAGCGACCAGCTCGGGGACGGGCAGCGAGCTGACCGCGTGGAGCAACGCCGCCTCCACAGCCCGGGTGCGGCGCACCGACACCTCGACCACCGACTCCGGCCCGGCGTCGTCGCCGGACCGGGCGACAGGGCCGATGAACAGTCGGTCGCCTCGGGCGACTGGTATTCCGTCGGCGGTGACCGGCAGCCGTCGCAGCAGCGTGTCGAACGCTTCCAGGTCGTCGGCGAGCGCGGCGAGCCAGGCGCCGCCCGGCCGGGCGTGAACCCGATGGTCGTCGCCGAGCCGGACGCGGGCCCGCGGGCCGAAATCCGCGGGCCCGACACCGGCGAACAGGCCGAATGGAGTGGCGCGCCCGGTCATCCGCAGTACGTAGCGGGCTGTCGCAGTGACAGCCCGCCGGGCGGTCCGCCGATCGTGGCACTGCCCGTCGAAGACCGACGCGACCCGCGCGGCCAGCGACGGGCTGGCGAGCCTCATCGCGTCGGCGAACACGGGCCGTGCCCAGATGTCCCGCAGCCAATCCGTCCAGCCGGCTACGGCGCCGTCGGTGGTGTCGTCGAGGTCTGGCCATGGGGGCAGGTCGACATCGGTGGGGACCACGGCCATCCGTAGCAGCGGAACGTCAAGGCTGCGGTACATCACGCACCTCTCAGCGGCGGAGGTTCAGTTCTGCTTGCAGCTGGTGCAGGCCGACGAGCAGGTCTTGCCGCAGTTGTCGCTGGTGGAGCGCAGCAGCTCGGGGATGACGGGTCCGCCGTCGACGATCTCGACGTCTAGGTCGTAGTCGCCGGCGAGGGGGAGCGGGGCCGGGGCGGTTGTGTGGGCAGGAGTCATGGCGATGCCTTTCCTTCGGAAGGGGTGGTGAACGCGTCGCTGTGTTGGTCAGGACCAGCTCAGGACGACGATGCGGTGGCGCTTGGCGATCACCCGGCCGGGCGGAAGTGCCTCTGCCGGAGTTGTGGCCGGCCAGACGCTGATCGTGGCCGGCGACGCGTCGCGGTGGGTTCGGTTCCAGGCCTGGACCTGCGTGACGACCAGGCCGGCGAGGCGGGCGGCGTCGGGCCCGTGGGCGTAGGCGCCGAACTCGTAGGTGTCGTCGCCGTCCTCGACCTTTCGCAGGGTGAGGTAGGCGAAGCTGTCCGCTTCCACGGCGGTGGGCGTGCCGATCGGGGAGACGGGGTCGACGAGCTCTCGAGCGGTCGGGGAACGGGCGCGGGAGAGCAAGCCGTAGTCGTCGAGGCTGCTGGCAAGCCACAGCAGCAGCCCGTCGAACGGTTCCATCCCGCCGAACCGCACTCCCGACCACGCCTCGACCCGCGGGGCGAGTAGCGCGGCCCGCAGTGCGGCGGCGTCGAGTTCGGGAGCCTGCTCGTCGAACCGCAGGCCCACGTCGGCATCGTGAAGCTGGACGAGGCGTTCGGGATGGGCGCCGTCGCCGCGCACGGGCACGAAGCCGGCCATCTGATGGTCGAGACTGACCAGAACGCCGTCGCGGGGGGTGAGCGCGACCGTCCGGCTCAGCCCCCGCATCCGCAGGGGAACGACGATCCGGCCGTCTGGGGCGAGCTGATCGGTCCAGGCGGGTGGGATGTCCCAGGCGCCCGCGGTGACGATGATCCGGTCGTAGGGCGCGTGCTCGGGGACGCCGTGCTCGGCGTCGGCCAGCACGACGTGGACCTGGTCGTAGCCTGCCGCTGCGAGGCAGTGGTGGGCTCGTTCGGTGACGTCGGCGTCGATGTCCATGGTCGTCACCGCACCGGTCGGGCC
Coding sequences within:
- a CDS encoding FxLD family lanthipeptide, whose translation is MTPAHTTAPAPLPLAGDYDLDVEIVDGGPVIPELLRSTSDNCGKTCSSACTSCKQN
- a CDS encoding lantibiotic dehydratase; this encodes MYRSLDVPLLRMAVVPTDVDLPPWPDLDDTTDGAVAGWTDWLRDIWARPVFADAMRLASPSLAARVASVFDGQCHDRRTARRAVTATARYVLRMTGRATPFGLFAGVGPADFGPRARVRLGDDHRVHARPGGAWLAALADDLEAFDTLLRRLPVTADGIPVARGDRLFIGPVARSGDDAGPESVVEVSVRRTRAVEAALLHAVSSLPVPELVARLAADKPAPAAGQIETMVIELVRRRFLHTPLRPATTITDPLSEVADQLAAARIDDLPPLAGRLNVIRDLQDLLAHHDNTRSASHRRTLRTQAETLQRRVVPSADPDLDVGLVLNADVVLPAAVAEEAGAAARALARLTGPTAVPPEWADWHEAFLERYGPAALVPLLEAVNPDTGLGLPATFRGSTRSHRPRGNAARDQRLAALTQRAALDGALEARLGDAAIAALAGDTAPDRVPPHAELIAEVHANDLPALSRGLFTLRVTGGGRAAATTTGRFLHLLDPASFDRFRDIYAALPTMRAGATAAQVSCPPLPAATVGVARSPRLTDTVITLAEHHDAGPCVLRPADLAVGADAEGLYLVSLPDRRLVEPSAAHAVEFQYHTHPLTRFLCELPTARVAVSIPFSWGAAGGLPFLPRLVHRRTVLAPAHWNLTAADLPSRAESAQEWREALARWGGTIPVPTRVQLVETDNRLRLDLHVDAHLALLRDHLHRHGSARLDEDAAPEAFGWLAGHAHELVIPLATTAAPLPGPAPERLAATVPAARSDAQLPGVSPWLSARLYGHPDRATDLLARLHDLLDAWPDPPAWWFLPYRDTEPHLRLRLAVNEPGGYGLAATRLGTWAAVQREAGLLSHLHLDTYQPETGRYGYGPAMTAAEGVFSADSAAALAARRLAASARLSVGALTVAGLVDMAIAFTGALSTGMRWLRDVLPHEPARVPRAERTTTLHLANPADSFAHLRAVPGADAVLSAWQPRATALAAYRDALAAQRPPDQALASLLHLHVVRTLGLNPAAEQTCIALARATAARALATTEATVS
- the fxlM gene encoding methyltransferase, FxLD system, giving the protein MDRPEPTGKHAPEDLRARLVDDLVAAGSIKTKEVEAAFRAVPRHLFAPEVSLQDAYADDIVRTKQDQHGITVSSVSAPWLQATMLEQAGISPGMRVLEVGSGGYNAALIAELVGPTGAVTTMDIDADVTERAHHCLAAAGYDQVHVVLADAEHGVPEHAPYDRIIVTAGAWDIPPAWTDQLAPDGRIVVPLRMRGLSRTVALTPRDGVLVSLDHQMAGFVPVRGDGAHPERLVQLHDADVGLRFDEQAPELDAAALRAALLAPRVEAWSGVRFGGMEPFDGLLLWLASSLDDYGLLSRARSPTARELVDPVSPIGTPTAVEADSFAYLTLRKVEDGDDTYEFGAYAHGPDAARLAGLVVTQVQAWNRTHRDASPATISVWPATTPAEALPPGRVIAKRHRIVVLSWS
- a CDS encoding lanthionine synthetase C family protein, coding for MIACDQAAATAASLATRLTVPSPRELGQTAQSLADGAAGIALLHAERAHASAERWEPVQAWLTAAISGHLSVAMNSSLYAGAPAVAFAVHIAAGQTRRYTAARTALDQAVATIAHRLVDAANARIDQGEPGRFTEYDVISGLTGIGAHLLAHTPGDDALGRILTYLVRLTTPLNLDGEELPGWWCSHDPSQGNTAEFAGGHANLGMAHGAAGPLALLSLATRAGIRVHGQTNAINALCAFYDQWRHDSPSGPSWPQWITRADQQAARPAQPGPARPSWCYGTPGIARALQLAGIATGDTTRQNAAEQALAACLTDSTQLAHLTEAGLCHGWAGLYQTVARAAADATTETLSRHLPTLAASLLLCALSSSGRADGLLEGDAGIALVLHSVATGAPATGWDRCLLIH